From the Pomacea canaliculata isolate SZHN2017 linkage group LG4, ASM307304v1, whole genome shotgun sequence genome, one window contains:
- the LOC112562804 gene encoding uncharacterized protein LOC112562804 has translation MLSKEVQAQRLLGTLVPFVTSAAASKDGERKRLVLVDAMTDAQVSEMYTMICSAAAAGQGFGVDEYTKEEDFRRDIADGYRFAIMDKNSGQLLAAFILAVSKYSRGCHVADPFIIVRDDQRGQGLGTLCLDLCVDMAARLGFQGMYVDTFSNNRAMIRVIESFPGFRQVGCLPMGGLMTDGQVVGTVIYYKDLRSDSQEWTSVVDS, from the coding sequence ATGCTCAGCAAAGAAGTTCAGGCTCAGCGCCTTCTCGGCACACTGGTGCCcttcgtgacgtcagcagctgcGTCAAAAGATGGCGAGCGGAAGCGACTGGTGCTGGTGGACGCCATGACGGACGCCCAAGTGTCGGAGATGTATACTATGATCTGCTCGGCGGCGGCGGCTGGCCAGGGCTTCGGGGTGGACGAGTACACGAAGGAAGAAGACTTCCGCCGTGACATTGCCGACGGCTACCGCTTCGCCATCATGGACAAGAACAGCGGCCAGCTGCTGGCCGCCTTCATCCTGGCCGTCAGCAAGTACTCGCGCGGCTGCCACGTGGCTGACCCTTTCATCATCGTACGTGACGACCAGCGCGGCCAGGGGCTCGGCACGCTGTGTCTGGACCTGTGTGTAGACATGGCTGCCCGCCTGGGTTTCCAGGGCATGTACGTCGACACCTTTTCCAACAACCGCGCCATGATCCGTGTCATTGAGTCCTTCCCTGGGTTCCGCCAGGTGGGTTGTCTTCCCATGGGCGGCCTCATGACTGATGGGCAAGTTGTGGGCACAGTCATATACTACAAAGACCTTCGCTCAGACAGCCAGGAGTGGACCAGTGTTGTTGACAGTTGA